Proteins from a genomic interval of Callospermophilus lateralis isolate mCalLat2 chromosome 1, mCalLat2.hap1, whole genome shotgun sequence:
- the LOC143400074 gene encoding olfactory receptor 7A17-like — MEPRNDTQISEFLLLGLAEDPDLLPLIFGLFLSMYLVTVLGNLLIILATISDSHLHTPMYFFLSNLSFVDICFTSTTIPKMLLNIQTQSKAITYTGCITQMYFFLLFAGLDIILLTIMAYDRYVAICHPLHYTVIMNPRFCMLMVLVSCIISGLHSLLHSLMMLRLTFCTDLDIPHFFCELNQVVHHACSDTFLNDMVMYFSAVLLAVGPLTGILYSYSKIVSSIRAISSAQGKYKAFSTCASHLSVVSLFYCTSLGVYLSSSVSQNSHSSTIASVMYSVVTPMLNPYIYSLRNKDIKSALKIVFWRETKKGSLNQFP, encoded by the coding sequence ATGGAACCGAGGAATGACACACAAATTTCAGAATTCCTTCTTCTGGGACTTGCAGAGGACCCAGATCTGCTGCCCCTCATCTTTGGGCTTTTCCTGTCCATGTACCTGGTCACTGTGCTGgggaacctgctcatcatcctggccACCATCTCAGACTCGCACCTGCACacgcccatgtacttcttcctctccaacctgtcctttGTGGACATCTGCTTCACCTCCACCACCATCCCCAAGATGCTGCTGAACATCCAGACACAGAGCAAGGCCATTACCTACACAGGTTGCATCACCCAAATGTATTTTTTCCTACTCTTTGCGGGGTTGGACATCATTCTGCTGACCATAATGGCCTATGACCGGTATGTGGCCATCTGTCACCCCCTGCACTACACAGTCATCATGAACCCCAGGTTCTGCATGCTGATGGTTCTGGTATCCTGTATCATCAGTGGCCTGCATTCCTTGTTACACAGCTTGATGATGCTGCGGCTGACCTTCTGCACAGACCTGGACATCCCTCACTTTTTCTGTGAACTTAACCAGGTGGTCCACCATGCTTGCTCTGACACTTTTCTTAATGACATGGTGATGTATTTTTCAGCTGTGCTGCTGGCTGTTGGTCCCCTTACTGGCATCCTTTACTCCTACTCCAAAATCGTCTCCTCCATCCGTGCAATCTCATCAGCTCAGGGCAAGTacaaagccttctccacctgtgcaTCTCACCTCTCTGTGGTCTCCTTGTTTTACTGCACAAGCCTAGGTGTGTACCTCAGTTCTTCTGTGTCACAAAACTCACACTCGAGTACTATAGCTTCAGTGATGTACAGTGTGGtcacccccatgctgaacccctACATCTACAGTCTGAGGAATAAGGACATCAAGAGTGCTCTAAAAATCGTCTTTTGGAGGGAAACTAAAAAAGGGTCATTGAATCAATTCCCATGA